A section of the Opitutaceae bacterium genome encodes:
- a CDS encoding auracyanin family protein, with amino-acid sequence MNRTGSSWVVFIAMLAAIPLVVHAQRRIESRAERFAEPSAARVAREQAAWPRVSMVPPADVLLEASAVQLLPSKRLLVTTRRGELWFVDGAYDDPPALRCTLFAEGLHEPLGVSHCPDGGFYVVQRQELTRLVDRDGDGRADLFQTVCRLPVSGNYHEFAFGPFPAPNGGVRVTLMLAYNAPAYSPVPWRGWMLEIDRAGRITPIAAGFRAGAGAVFSSQGIWLTTENQGEWMGTSHVTQIDPGDFIGHPSSLVWSALPGSPIHLQPDDIPDSGEPIFDLARRIPGIKPPTVCLPYATFGIAPTDIVEDTTNGKFGPYAGHFFVGDSGQSRILRVSLERVRGIWQGAAYAFREGFESGVARLRFGEDGSLFVGETARGWGSVGGKPFAFERVRWSGETPLDIREVRIAPEGFVVTFTRPVDPETAANPASYRVGSFTYQHHSSYGSAPINRWMCPVKRARLSPDLLSVHLEVACLREGYIHELQAAGVRGVGRREELLHDTIYYTLNRLPEGASAGVGSGREAEMCAPPVPPEALLSTARHPTSAPPGWKRPQGDRTILLGTQAGMRFDQAELHASPGEAVQFVFRNQDDMLHNFVLCAPGRGESVGRAALELGLEAAARNYVPDSDDVLFHTAVVMPGAVDRIYFNAPARPGRYDFICSVPGHFMTMKGVLVVD; translated from the coding sequence ATGAATCGCACAGGTTCAAGCTGGGTAGTGTTCATCGCAATGCTCGCGGCCATCCCGCTGGTGGTCCATGCGCAGCGACGGATCGAATCCCGCGCCGAGCGTTTCGCCGAGCCTTCCGCGGCGCGCGTTGCCCGGGAGCAGGCGGCCTGGCCGCGGGTCTCCATGGTGCCGCCGGCCGATGTGCTGCTGGAGGCCAGCGCGGTTCAGCTCCTGCCGTCGAAACGGCTCCTTGTGACAACCCGGCGCGGTGAACTCTGGTTCGTGGATGGCGCCTATGACGATCCACCCGCACTGCGATGCACGCTTTTCGCCGAGGGACTGCACGAACCGCTCGGGGTTTCGCATTGTCCCGATGGTGGGTTCTATGTCGTCCAGCGGCAGGAGTTGACCCGCCTGGTGGATCGCGATGGAGACGGCCGCGCGGACCTGTTTCAGACCGTGTGCCGGCTTCCCGTGTCGGGCAACTACCATGAATTCGCCTTCGGTCCGTTTCCGGCCCCGAATGGCGGCGTTCGAGTGACGCTCATGCTCGCCTACAATGCGCCCGCCTATTCCCCCGTGCCCTGGCGCGGATGGATGCTCGAGATTGATCGGGCGGGACGGATCACGCCCATTGCGGCGGGATTTCGTGCGGGTGCGGGAGCCGTTTTCTCCTCTCAGGGAATCTGGCTCACCACGGAGAATCAAGGGGAGTGGATGGGCACGAGCCACGTCACTCAGATTGATCCCGGCGACTTCATCGGCCATCCGAGTTCACTGGTTTGGAGTGCGCTCCCTGGGTCGCCGATCCATTTGCAGCCGGACGACATCCCCGACAGCGGCGAGCCCATCTTCGATCTGGCCAGACGCATTCCGGGAATCAAGCCACCCACGGTCTGTCTGCCCTACGCAACGTTTGGAATTGCTCCGACTGACATCGTGGAGGACACGACCAACGGAAAGTTCGGACCCTATGCCGGACATTTTTTTGTCGGTGACTCCGGGCAGAGTCGGATACTGCGGGTGTCCCTCGAACGCGTGCGAGGGATCTGGCAGGGGGCGGCCTATGCGTTTCGCGAGGGATTCGAGTCGGGAGTGGCCCGCCTGCGGTTTGGCGAGGATGGATCGCTGTTTGTCGGTGAAACGGCCCGCGGCTGGGGTTCGGTTGGCGGAAAACCCTTTGCCTTCGAGCGGGTGCGCTGGAGCGGCGAGACGCCGCTCGACATCAGGGAGGTGCGGATCGCACCTGAAGGGTTCGTCGTCACCTTTACCCGCCCCGTCGATCCCGAGACCGCCGCCAATCCCGCGAGTTACCGTGTCGGCAGCTTCACCTACCAGCATCACAGCAGTTACGGCAGCGCCCCGATCAACCGCTGGATGTGTCCGGTGAAGCGCGCGCGACTTTCTCCCGACCTCCTCAGCGTGCATCTCGAGGTGGCCTGTCTGCGGGAGGGGTACATCCACGAGCTGCAGGCTGCGGGTGTGCGCGGCGTCGGACGCCGGGAGGAACTGCTTCACGACACCATCTACTACACGCTCAATCGGCTGCCGGAGGGCGCTTCGGCCGGCGTCGGCAGCGGCCGCGAAGCTGAAATGTGCGCCCCGCCTGTTCCGCCCGAAGCGCTCCTGTCGACTGCCAGGCATCCAACATCCGCGCCCCCGGGATGGAAGCGTCCCCAGGGGGATCGGACGATCCTGCTGGGCACGCAGGCCGGCATGCGATTTGACCAGGCTGAATTGCACGCAAGTCCGGGCGAGGCGGTTCAATTCGTTTTTCGCAATCAAGACGACATGCTGCACAATTTCGTCCTTTGCGCGCCGGGTCGCGGCGAGTCGGTGGGTCGCGCGGCGCTTGAACTCGGCCTTGAAGCGGCGGCAAGGAATTACGTGCCCGACAGTGACGACGTTCTGTTTCACACGGCCGTCGTCATGCCGGGTGCGGTTGACCGCATCTATTTCAACGCGCCGGCGCGACCAGGCCGGTATGATTTCATCTGCAGCGTGCCCGGGCATTTCATGACGATGAAGGGCGTGCTCGTCGTTGATTGA
- a CDS encoding 2-hydroxyacid dehydrogenase: MNVSFFDTKPYDRTFFEKHANDSLRLRFHDFRLNQETAMAVSGDEAVCAFVNDRLDRPCLERLQAAGVRMVALRCAGFNQVDLEAARSLGLAVTRVPAYSPFAVAEHTVALLLALNRRIHRAYNRVREHNFSLSGLVGFDLHGKTVGIVGTGRIGRIAAQILRGFGMEVLAYDPFPSTEWAATHAVTYAGFDELIAKSQVLSLHLPLTSSTRHLLHAGVFARMQPGVFILNTSRGKLVDTTALVAALKSGRIGGVAMDVYEEEEGVFFEDLSGQILQDDVLSRLLTFPNVLITAHQAFLTQEALDEIARVTIRNLVNRAKGQPFLDGTVLA; the protein is encoded by the coding sequence ATGAACGTCTCCTTTTTCGACACCAAGCCCTACGACCGGACTTTTTTTGAAAAGCACGCGAACGACTCCCTCAGGCTCCGGTTTCACGATTTTCGCCTGAACCAGGAGACGGCCATGGCGGTCTCCGGCGACGAGGCCGTCTGCGCGTTTGTCAACGACCGGCTCGACCGGCCCTGCCTTGAGCGGCTGCAGGCGGCGGGCGTTCGCATGGTCGCGCTTCGCTGCGCCGGATTCAACCAGGTCGACCTTGAAGCAGCGCGCTCCCTTGGCCTGGCTGTGACACGCGTGCCGGCCTACTCCCCTTTCGCCGTGGCCGAACACACGGTCGCTCTCCTGCTCGCCCTCAACCGCAGGATTCACCGGGCCTACAATCGCGTGCGCGAGCACAACTTCTCCCTGAGCGGCCTGGTCGGCTTCGACCTCCACGGAAAAACCGTCGGCATCGTCGGCACGGGCAGGATCGGTCGCATCGCCGCGCAAATCCTGCGCGGTTTCGGCATGGAGGTGCTCGCCTACGACCCGTTTCCCTCGACGGAATGGGCCGCGACGCATGCGGTGACCTACGCTGGCTTCGACGAATTGATCGCAAAGAGCCAGGTCCTTTCGCTTCACCTGCCCCTGACATCGTCCACGCGGCATCTGCTGCACGCGGGGGTGTTTGCGCGCATGCAGCCGGGGGTGTTCATCCTCAACACCAGCCGGGGTAAACTCGTGGACACCACGGCTCTTGTCGCCGCGCTGAAGAGCGGAAGGATCGGTGGCGTCGCCATGGATGTCTACGAGGAGGAGGAGGGAGTTTTCTTCGAGGACCTGTCCGGCCAGATTCTGCAGGACGACGTGCTCTCCCGCCTGCTCACCTTTCCCAATGTGCTGATCACCGCCCACCAGGCCTTTCTCACCCAGGAGGCCCTGGACGAGATCGCCCGGGTCACCATCCGGAATCTCGTCAATCGGGCTAAGGGCCAGCCCTTCCTTGATGGTACGGTTCTCGCCTGA